A single region of the Glycine max cultivar Williams 82 chromosome 20, Glycine_max_v4.0, whole genome shotgun sequence genome encodes:
- the LOC100782622 gene encoding uncharacterized protein isoform X2 — protein sequence MRFKSHSVAAAAATFNSRCFRDHNTNRMNRRAKLSLLNAFFRTRRPFHQSPIAAPFTPPTHVASTSKFHSFSNTPHTHFAIRHNPRSFSGGSGVLDHTKEVDTINLKFAEAREEIEMALESKDTVYFDEEAECARAAVNEVLSMFEGLLAKLPERERGVLQRSMGLKIEQLKAELAQLNEVQIF from the exons ATGAGGTTTAAGAGCCACTCTGTCGCCGCCGCTGCTGCAACTTTCAACTCTCGTTGTTTCCGTGACCACAACACAAACAGAATGAATCGTCgcgcaaagctttccctcttgaACGCGTTCTTCAGAACCCGACGCCCTTTTCACCAATCCCCAATTGCTGCTCCATTCACTCCACCGACCCACGTCGCGTCCACCTCAAAGTTCCACTCTTTTTCCAATACCCCTCACACCCACTTCGCGATTCGGCATAATCCGAGAAGTTTCAGTGGTGGGTCCGGTGTGTTGGACCACACCAAGGAGGTGGACACCATCAACCTCAAGTTTGCAGAGGCGAGGGAAGAGATAGAGATGGCGTTGGAGTCCAAAGACACCGTTTATTTCGACGAGGAAGCCGAGTGTGCACGGGCCGCTGTCAACGAGGTTTTGAGCATGTTCGAGGGGCTGTTGGCTAAGTTGCCAGAGAGGGAAAGAGGGGTTTTGCAGAGGTCTATGGgtctcaaaattgaacaattgaaGGCTGAACTTGCACAATTGAATGA GGTGCAAATCTTTTAA
- the LOC100782622 gene encoding uncharacterized protein isoform X1, which translates to MRFKSHSVAAAAATFNSRCFRDHNTNRMNRRAKLSLLNAFFRTRRPFHQSPIAAPFTPPTHVASTSKFHSFSNTPHTHFAIRHNPRSFSGGSGVLDHTKEVDTINLKFAEAREEIEMALESKDTVYFDEEAECARAAVNEVLSMFEGLLAKLPERERGVLQRSMGLKIEQLKAELAQLNDDRVQIF; encoded by the exons ATGAGGTTTAAGAGCCACTCTGTCGCCGCCGCTGCTGCAACTTTCAACTCTCGTTGTTTCCGTGACCACAACACAAACAGAATGAATCGTCgcgcaaagctttccctcttgaACGCGTTCTTCAGAACCCGACGCCCTTTTCACCAATCCCCAATTGCTGCTCCATTCACTCCACCGACCCACGTCGCGTCCACCTCAAAGTTCCACTCTTTTTCCAATACCCCTCACACCCACTTCGCGATTCGGCATAATCCGAGAAGTTTCAGTGGTGGGTCCGGTGTGTTGGACCACACCAAGGAGGTGGACACCATCAACCTCAAGTTTGCAGAGGCGAGGGAAGAGATAGAGATGGCGTTGGAGTCCAAAGACACCGTTTATTTCGACGAGGAAGCCGAGTGTGCACGGGCCGCTGTCAACGAGGTTTTGAGCATGTTCGAGGGGCTGTTGGCTAAGTTGCCAGAGAGGGAAAGAGGGGTTTTGCAGAGGTCTATGGgtctcaaaattgaacaattgaaGGCTGAACTTGCACAATTGAATGA TGATAGGGTGCAAATCTTTTAA
- the LOC100782622 gene encoding uncharacterized protein isoform X3 gives MRFKSHSVAAAAATFNSRCFRDHNTNRMNRRAKLSLLNAFFRTRRPFHQSPIAAPFTPPTHVASTSKFHSFSNTPHTHFAIRHNPRSFSGGSGVLDHTKEVDTINLKFAEAREEIEMALESKDTVYFDEEAECARAAVNEVLSMFEGLLAKLPERERGVLQRSMGLKIEQLKAELAQLNE, from the coding sequence ATGAGGTTTAAGAGCCACTCTGTCGCCGCCGCTGCTGCAACTTTCAACTCTCGTTGTTTCCGTGACCACAACACAAACAGAATGAATCGTCgcgcaaagctttccctcttgaACGCGTTCTTCAGAACCCGACGCCCTTTTCACCAATCCCCAATTGCTGCTCCATTCACTCCACCGACCCACGTCGCGTCCACCTCAAAGTTCCACTCTTTTTCCAATACCCCTCACACCCACTTCGCGATTCGGCATAATCCGAGAAGTTTCAGTGGTGGGTCCGGTGTGTTGGACCACACCAAGGAGGTGGACACCATCAACCTCAAGTTTGCAGAGGCGAGGGAAGAGATAGAGATGGCGTTGGAGTCCAAAGACACCGTTTATTTCGACGAGGAAGCCGAGTGTGCACGGGCCGCTGTCAACGAGGTTTTGAGCATGTTCGAGGGGCTGTTGGCTAAGTTGCCAGAGAGGGAAAGAGGGGTTTTGCAGAGGTCTATGGgtctcaaaattgaacaattgaaGGCTGAACTTGCACAATTGAATGAGTAA
- the LOC100037484 gene encoding hypoxanthine-guanine phosphoribosyltransferase-like — protein MHSHIERILWSEDQISRRVFELAAEISDDFGGHSPAPVVVGVATGAFLFLADLVRKIDLSIAVDFVRVESYGSGTVSNGAPTISFDLKVDVNSRHVIVVEDIVDTGHTLSKVIEHLKSKGASSVSVCTFLDKPARRKVHFQLVGEGKYYRGFECPNYFVVGYGLDFAELYRNLPYIGVLKPELYK, from the exons ATGCATTCCCATATTGAGAGAATTCTATGGAGCGAGGACCAAATTTCTCGCCGTGTTTTCGAGCTCGCCGCCGAAATCTCTGACGACTTCGGCGGCCATTCTCCGGCGCCCGTGGTCGTCGGCGTGGCCACTGGCGCGTTCCTCTTCTTGGCTGACCTTGTTCGCAAAATAGATCTCTCCATCGCCGTTGATTTCGTCCGAGTCGAATCCTACGGTTCCGGAACCGTGTCCAATGGCGCACCCACCATTTCCTTCGATTTGAAGGTCGACGTCAACTCCCGCCATGTCATCGTG GTCGAAGACATTGTAGATACTGGACATACCTTATCAAAAGTCATTGAGCACTTGAAATCAAAAGGAGCGTCCTCTGTTTCTGTTTGCACTTTCCTTGATAAACCTGCAAGGAGAAAAGTTCATTTTCAGCTGGTGGGTGAAGGGAAATACTACCGGGGATTCGAG TGTCCCAACTATTTCGTTGTAGGTTATGGACTGGATTTCGCCGAACTGTATAGAAATTTACCTTACATTGGTGTCTTGAAGCCTGAACTTTACAAGTGA
- the LOC100804889 gene encoding LRR receptor-like serine/threonine-protein kinase RGI5 — MENIVPHSVTTLLFSLLFFCLTLTTKIGVTCLSPDGQALLSLLPAARSSPSVLSSWNPSSSTPCSWKGITCSPQGRVISLSIPDTFLNLSSLPPQLSSLSMLQLLNLSSTNVSGSIPPSFGQLPHLQLLDLSSNSLTGSIPAELGRLSSLQFLYLNSNRLTGSIPQHLSNLTSLEVFCLQDNLLNGSIPSQLGSLTSLQQLRIGGNPYLTGQIPSQLGLLTNLTTFGAAATGLSGVIPSTFGNLINLQTLALYDTEISGSIPPELGSCSELRNLYLHMNKLTGSIPPQLSKLQKLTSLLLWGNSLTGPIPAELSNCSSLVIFDVSSNDLSGEIPGDFGKLVVLEQLHLSDNSLTGKIPWQLGNCTSLSTVQLDKNQLSGTIPWELGKLKVLQSFFLWGNLVSGTIPSSFGNCTELYALDLSRNKLTGSIPEQIFSLKKLSKLLLLGNSLTGRLPSSVSNCQSLVRLRVGENQLSGQIPKEIGQLQNLVFLDLYMNHFSGSIPVEIANITVLELLDIHNNYLTGEISSVIGELENLEQLDLSRNSLIGEIPWSFGNFSYLNKLILNNNLLTGSIPKSIRNLQKLTLLDLSYNSLSGGIPPEIGHVTSLTISLDLSSNEFTGEIPDSVSALTQLQSLDLSHNMLYGGIKVLGSLTSLTSLNISYNNFSGPIPVTPFFRTLSCISYLQNPQLCQSMDGTSCSSSLIQKNGLKSAKTIAWVTVILASVTIILISSWILVTRNHGYKVEKTLGASTSTSGAEDFSYPWTFIPFQKVNFSIDDILDCLKDENVIGKGCSGVVYKAEMPNGELIAVKKLWKASKADEAVDSFAAEIQILGYIRHRNIVRLIGYCSNGSVNLLLYNYIPNGNLRQLLQGNRSLDWETRYKIAVGSAQGLAYLHHDCVPAILHRDVKCNNILLDSKFEAYLADFGLAKLMHSPTYHHAMSRVAGSYGYIAPEYGYSMNITEKSDVYSYGVVLLEILSGRSAVESHVGDGQHIVEWVKRKMGSFEPAVSILDTKLQGLPDQMVQEMLQTLGIAMFCVNSSPTERPTMKEVVALLMEVKSQPEEMGKTSQPLIKQSSNQS; from the exons CTGCTGCAAGATCATCACCTTCTGTTCTCTCCTCATGGAACCCTTCAAGCTCAACACCTTGTTCATGGAAAGGCATCACTTGCTCCCCACAAGGTAGAGTCATCTCCCTCTCTATTCCAGATACTTTTCTCAACCTCTCCTCTTTACCTCCTCAGCTCTCCTCTTTATCAATGCTTCAACTTCTTAATCTTTCTTCAACCAATGTCTCTGGCTCCATTCCACCCTCTTTTGGTCAACTTCCTCATCTTCAGCTGCTTGACCTCTCCTCAAACTCTCTCACTGGTTCCATACCTGCTGAACTTGGAAGGCTCTCTTCTCTTCAATTCCTTTACTTGAACTCCAACAGATTGACAGGAAGCATTCCTCAACATCTTTCCAATCTCACTTCCCTTGAAGTTTTTTGCCTCCAAGACAATCTTCTTAACGGTTCAATCCCATCACAGTTAGGCTCTTTGACATCTCTGCAGCAGTTACGGATCGGGGGCAATCCATATCTCACCGGACAAATCCCCTCACAGTTAGGCCTACTCACCAACCTCACCACTTTTGGTGCAGCTGCCACTGGACTTTCTGGTGTCATTCCCTCTACATTTGGTAACTTGATCAATCTACAAACTCTAGCACTTTATGATACTGAAATTTCTGGTTCAATACCACCAGAACTTGGGTCGTGTTCGGAGCTGAGAAATCTGTACCTACACATGAACAAGCTCACTGGCTCTATCCCTCCTCAATTGAGCAAGTTGCAAAAGCTTACTAGCTTGCTACTTTGGGGAAATTCCTTAACTGGTCCAATCCCAGCAGAGCTTTCCAACTGTTCATCGCTTGTTATATTTGATGTCTCTTCTAATGATCTCTCTGGTGAAATACCTGGGGACTTTGGGAAGCTGGTGGTTCTGGAACAGCTTCATCTATCAGACAATTCACTCACAGGTAAAATACCATGGCAGTTGGGCAACTGCACCAGCCTTTCCACTGTTCAGCTTGACAAGAATCAGTTATCAGGTACTATTCCATGGGAGTTAGGCAAATTGAAGGTTCTGCAGAGTTTTTTCTTGTGGGGTAATTTAGTGTCTGGAACCATACCATCCTCTTTTGGAAACTGCACAGAACTATATGCACTTGACCTTTCAAGGAACAAGCTGACAGGTTCTATACCAGAACAGATTTTCAGCTTGAAGAAGCTGAGTAAGCTTCTGCTTCTGGGAAATTCATTAACAGGAAGGTTGCcatcaagtgtttcaaattGCCAGTCTTTAGTGAGGCTGAGGGTTGGAGAAAACCAACTTTCGGGACAGATTCCGAAAGAGATAGGCCAATTGCAGAATCTGGTGTTCCTTGACTTGTACATGAATCATTTCTCTGGAAGCATACCAGTGGAGATTGCCAACATCACAGTTCTTGAGCTGTTAGATATTCACAACAACTACCTCACTGGGGAAATTTCATCTGTGATTGGGGAGCTTGAAAATTTGGAGCAGCTTGATCTCAGTAGAAACAGTTTGATAGGTGAAATTCCTTGGAGCTTTGGAAACTTCAGCTATTTGAACAAGCTCATCCTCAATAACAACTTGCTGACAGGGTCAATCCCAAAATCCATTAGAAATTTGCAGAAGTTAACTCTTCTGGATTTGAGTTACAACAGCCTCTCTGGTGGCATACCCCCTGAGATTGGTCATGTTACAAGCTTAACCATCAGTTTGGACTTGAGCTCAAACGAATTTACCGGAGAAATCCCAGATTCAGTGTCTGCTTTGACACAGTTACAATCACTTGATCTTTCTCATAATATGCTTTATGGAGGAATCAAGGTTCTGGGGTCTCTAACTAGCCTCACTTCTCTCAATATCTCCTACAACAACTTCTCAGGTCCTATCCCAGTAACTCCATTCTTCAGAACTCTATCTTGTATTTCATATCTTCAGAACCCCCAGCTTTGTCAGTCAATGGATGGGACATCATGTTCTTCAAGCCTGATTCAAAAAAATGGTTTGAAATCCGCAAAAACGATAGCTTGGGTCACAGTCATTCTAGCCTCAGTTACTATAATTCTCATTTCATCCTGGATTCTAGTAACTCGCAATCACGGATACAAGGTTGAAAAAACACTGGGAGCATCAACTTCCACATCAGGAGCTGAGGATTTCTCTTATCCTTGGACTTTCATCCCATTTCAGAAAGTAAACTTCAGCATTGACGATATCTTGGATTGCTTGAAGGATGAAAATGTGATTGGAAAGGGTTGCTCAGGTGTTGTGTACAAGGCTGAGATGCCGAATGGGGAGTTGATAGCAGTGAAGAAGCTGTGGAAAGCAAGCAAAGCAGACGAAGCCGTGGATTCTTTTGCTGCAGAGATTCAGATTCTTGGATACATTCGGCATAGGAACATTGTGAGGCTCATAGGTTATTGTTCTAACGGGAGTGTTAATCTTCTTCTCTATAACTACATCCCAAATGGTAATCTGCGACAGCTTTTACAAGGGAACAGGAGCCTAGACTGGGAAACAAGATACAAGATTGCAGTTGGATCAGCTCAAGGTCTAGCTTACCTTCACCATGATTGTGTCCCTGCAATTCTCCATAGAGATGTGAAATGCAATAACATACTTCTAGACTCCAAATTTGAGGCATATCTGGCAGATTTTGGTCTTGCAAAGCTAATGCATTCACCAACTTATCATCATGCAATGTCCAGAGTTGCTGGTTCCTATGGTTATATTGCCCCAG AATATGGCTACTCCATGAACATAACAGAGAAGAGTGATGTCTATAGTTATGGGGTGGTTTTGCTAGAGATACTAAGCGGGCGCAGTGCTGTTGAATCTCATGTTGGAGATGGCCAACACATAGTGGAGTGGGTGAAGAGGAAGATGGGAAGCTTTGAACCAGCTGTATCAATACTAGACACAAAGCTCCAAGGTCTGCCAGATCAAATGGTGCAAGAGATGCTTCAAACACTTGGCATTGCTATGTTTTGCGTGAACTCTTCCCCAACGGAGCGCCCCACGATGAAGGAAGTGGTTGCACTACTTATGGAGGTGAAGAGCCAGCCTGAGGAGATGGGCAAGACCTCTCAACCTCTAATAAAACAGTCCTCAAATCAAAGCTGA